Sequence from the Drosophila innubila isolate TH190305 chromosome 3L unlocalized genomic scaffold, UK_Dinn_1.0 0_D_3L, whole genome shotgun sequence genome:
CAACGCGTCAACTTGGCTGCCACCGGTGGATAGAGGCAAATGGGACATTGAGGCTCCTCCgttgtatgtatattgatCTGTTCAATCAAATTCCAATCAATCAGAGTATCAGGCGAGCCATTCACCTGCGCCTTGGCACTGCTGCGAATGACAAACTGAAAGTTGGCCTGAAGAAATTGCTCCTTGTTGTAACGCGGCTGCCGACGGGACACAACACCATGTCcgccatgtccatgtccagtGGCATGCCAGTCGGAGGACAACTCGTGCCGTGGCACACAGTGGAAGTTCAACAGATGATTCAAATTCTGTTTCTTGCTGCCGTGCACATACACAGAGTTCAGTTCGTAGTCAAGATCACCGCTACGCTTGTAGCCGGCGCCCATTGCTGCTAATCCGGTGCTGCCATTAAAGTAATCCGCATCTGTGCCTGCAgagccatcgccatcgccatcgccatagCTAGACCCTTGACCATAGCCTGATCCGTTACCGTTGCCACCCCGGGCACGTGGACGTTTGTCCACATTGGCACGAAGCTTGGcaggctgctgctgttgttgttgttgctgctgctgctgcggttgtTTGACGttgcgttgttgctgctcgttCCTTGGTGTTGCAAGCTGTTCACGACGTCGGGAATTGCGTGTCTTGTTGACATGCAAATCTAAAAAGagattatataatttaaatacatccaatatacatgtgtatgtttttgtttatactcACCACTTGATTTGCGTTGAGCTTCAGCAGATGATTTGTTTGtgcgctgttgctgttgttgtttcttgttgttgttgtccattgTAGTTATTTTTGGCTGCGCTAAGAAGGCAGTTCTCGTTGCGGGGAAGGTAGGTGAAAGTAGGggaaattgtttgttgttgctgatgctgcgaATTGACAGCAAATTGCGTCTCGCGTTGACGTTTGTCTCCACACGGAGTCCGTTGCGTGGTTATGTTTCGTTGAGGATTCATCTTTACTGAGCCATGATTACCAACAAATATACACAGAAATAATACTTGCGTAATATTTCCAAAAAGTTAAtgcttgttgttttcgtttcaAACCGAAAATCGAAGCGTCGATAAGTACTAGAATTAGTACTTGGTATTTGTCTAATAAGACTATTGCCGTCTTTTTACGTTCACTTTATTCGCCGTCTGCTTTCTATTATGTACTTAGTTGTTTAAGTATTGGTGAGAGTGTTCAAAGGTGTGACGAATGCGTTTTTATAATACGTAAATTGCCAAATAGAGGGCTCGATATTCACTTGCCAAATGCACGTGCACAGACTTTAACCAATTACAAATTGTCGGGGggatattttttctatattgaAAGCaactaattttgatataaaaaccaaaaaagccTTGGATGGAAAAATCAGCATCCGTGCTGACCTATGAAAAACAGTGTGACCGCGAGATCTAGCCGTGAAATACTATAATTTCTATGAAACATGCTTTATATCGATATACACCGACGTCGAACATTATTTATAGGGGTATTCCTGAAATCCAAATCTGAATCCGTTTCAGGAATGACTTTTTTTCCACACTGATTTGATTATGATATTATgatttaaagaattaaaaaaaaggcgcGAAAAcacaaattcacaaaaaataaaatgtgtaagaactgtttttcataaactttttaataatagtttgCTTGGAGAATAGTCGAATTAGAATAAGACTATTTGTTTACAACGCTAAGATGCAATTTTACACTTTATCAGCTCCTTTTTTATATTCGTCTTTTACCGTATTTTCGTGCTAGAGCTTCCATTCAGTCACAGTCATCTGGGACTTCTATAGTtattattctgcattaaatatatagttatttaattatcaaatCTTGAAATGCAGTAAACTTTCAGCATTCTTCATAATAATGTCACAACAAGATGTAAATTAAAACGAGTATGCCCAAATTATGCTATCGAAATAAACGGtcttacatatttacaaattaatatcaaaagaAATATGCCCCGGAGCAGATTTTGGTAAAACTTTTAGTGCAACCATATTttcggtatttttttttttttaatttgtctgGTCACCCTACGCATTTTATATGGAGAAGCTGTGAACAGCTGATCGACGAAACCAAATttgaatctgtttcaggaatatCCCCATTATTTGcagtctttaatttaattttaaaataatcttatcaTAATTAGTTTAGTTTGTTTAGTGGGTTAGACTAACGGGCATGATGTTATctcaaagtgaaaaatatttattataaatttcttcATAAGATAGAACTGAATTAAAGCTATACATAtcgcaaattaaaattctcaatcaaatcgtttttaaattaaaaattataaaaatatgtcgCTCATTTGCTCCAAAGGAAGAACTAGTTTTTTAGTAAATAATGCAGAAATAATGACTTTATTCTATTCTGCattgtaaaaaatttcatactcATGTCTTGCACACTATTCATATGTGGTGCTGAACTTAGCACTTTCAACGAGATTTCTGCAAAttagtatttaataatttaatagttgTGGTAGTCTTGAAGTAAATGAGGTCTATACCGATTTCctatatctttttttattcaatcacacataaacacatgaaaaaaataagtttaagtaacacaaatcaaatatgctgataattttaaatgatttaacaaataatatacttaataatatatatattttaacaaatatatacgTATGTAAATCTAGCTTTCGCTTTAAGTCTATTGTTGTTGAGTTTAAATAAGCCTCTTGCAGGCGTGAGGTAGATAATAGATGTAGTCTAGTCTTCTATGAACTATCTTGATTTtactctaaaaatattttcccgcTGCCGCATACGACTTGGGGCAATTCTGTGCCGCAATTTTACCATAGGCACTGCCGACCCTAACAGGATGTTGATAGGAGTGCTTGTTCCATACATGTATCAAAAAGGAATCCTTCGTCTTCTCTAGAGTTTCTTCCAGAAATTCTGGCTCAAAAAAGTATCGCCAGTTGACCCAAGGCACCGCATAAAATGCATTTCGATCGAACACCTGAAAGCCAAGGCAACGCTTCTGATCCTTTATCATTATTGTGATGTTTTTCGTATCACATATCCTTTGCGCCACACGTGTTATCACACCAGGTCCATTGTTGCCCCAATCGCTGCCATCAAAATTTCGTTGAAAGTCACGTAGACATGACGCCGCAAATTCATGACCAAACGCAGTGGGAGCTAGGCTTATGACCCCATTGGCTAAATGGGTATCCGACTCAGCTCCTGCATAGTTCAGAGGCACATTCTCTAAGCTTCGCAGAAGTACGACATCTAGATCCATGTAAATGCCGCCAAAACGATACAATGTGATTAAACGAAGCAGATCCGATATGTGAACGATCATATAGCTAACGAATTCGATTGAAAACAGTTTAATAAAGATGAATAGGAATGAAAGTTGGCATGGATATTACCTGGAACGGAAGAGTTGTCCGCCATTGAACCAATCCTCCATGGGAGTATCTGCTGCATAGCGCATAAGGTTCAGCTGTCGAAGCTGCACATTTGGATAGCTCAAGATGGCATCAATCAGAGGCTCCTTAATCCCACTGCTGTTGTCCTGGGGATGATTGCGCGGACTGGCGAAGAGCACAAACACCTGCAAGTTGGGATTATGCAAGGCGGCTGATTCAATGGCACAAGCTTGGCGTGCCGTCAATTGCAGCGAATGGGGATTATGAGGACAGCTCGTCTCCAGAAAGAAAATACTTCTTCCAGGTGTAGGTTTAGGTTCCGTCAGCAATACATCTCCTAGAGACGTGCGTAGACTTCTTGCTGTGGATTGAAATTCCGTCTGTATTAAACAGCTCGAATCTTGTTGCACGGCTGTGGACCAGTTGTAGACGCTAACTAGGACGAGAACAAGGATCATAGATAACGCACagagcaacaatttcaaacgTTTGGCGCCAAAAACTGAAAGCAGCGGTCGATGAAACACCATGTCGTTATATTCAGATGTTCTTCAATACTAAAACTAAACCCTCAAAGCTGATTTCGTGCAAAATTGTAGTGTGACCACATTTTTCGTCCTTTTTTATGTTGTCTGGTCCCGCTAAACACTTTGTATGGAGCAGCCAAATCTGAATCTGTTTTAGGAAATCCCCTGATATGCTGGCTATTTACCAAAATTATGAAACATCTAAATATactcaacaaaattatttaactatacttaaaaattcttaattttttagcaGCAAGAGCAGATGAacacaaattgtaattttatttatgcgcaaggtcagtattttttattcgTAATTAGTACAGATATCGATAACAAATTCTATCGAGCAACGGCATAGtcgccattttattttttgttactaCTACATTGAAGTCGACTAGGCCGTGTTGCTGAGAGAAAATTCACATTTTCACAttgataaacaataaaaattgtcaaaataaatatagcgTTTTGACCACAAAAACCAGCCCTTCTGTCTTTGTGCATTGGTCCTCAATAAGTTTGCGTTTTTATGGTTTTCCATTGGTGAGTAAAAGTTCATTGATAAAAgtacatgcatacacatgTACTACGTGAAATTGTGATGagttttaattagaaaacagCGCCAACGGATACTCCTACCAGTCTCAACTAGAGCGAACAACGTAATgtgcattaattttaacacTAGTTAAGTAAATAgagctaataaataaatggtaaCGCGCCATAGcaagtgctttttttttttttttaattctaaacCGCTATCGATTTATCAAGGCTGTACTTTttgttgtatgtatatttaggAATACGCTTGtcacacataaatacaaacataacaaGTCTTAATGCTAAAATAGTAAGAATATGAGTTGTCTATTGTACGTATCAATATTTTAAGCCACGCGATCGATATGTATTCGGACGACCACCAAAACCATTTGTACGATAACTTGGCAAAGCATTGTTATTGCCATTGACATTGTTGACATTGCCAGTTGAATATGTAGGCAACGACGGCGGCAGCGGTGTCTGCGGCGTGGGGGATCCCCGATTGATGCCCAGACCATTGTTGCGTAGACTGGGCGCCACATACGGACGCTGACTGGTGGATACGCcacctgctgctgctactgctgcaaCAGGAACCTGGGCAAACTGGGGCGGTGGTTGTGCCGCATTGTTGGGCGGAAGATTACCCGGCGACTGTTGTTGCACTATGGGCGGTACGATCGAGTTAACCGATGAGAAATTTGGCGGCGACTGAGCTGGCGGTGCTTGTGGTTGAATTTGTGTACGCTTAGCCAGTGATGGTGCCAAGTAGGGATGATTAACGCCGCCGTTGGTACCGCTGCTATTACTCTGCGGTATGTCATAGGTGCGTCCCGATGGCGTTGTCACCTGAATGCTGTTGCCGGGCGGCACTGGAACAGCACAAGGCTCGGGCTTGGTGTAGTCATAGCCATTGGGTAGCACCTGCACATAGTTCTCAAAGAACTGGCTCACCGAATGCATTGGCGTCGAATAGTTGACATTGACCAGAGATTCTCGTGTGTGCAGACGCTTTGACTGTTCCAGCTcctggcgttgttgttgttgttgcttcagtTCCTGCGCCTGCAGACGCAGTATGTTGGCCTGCTTGATGTGTGGCAACAGCTCAGCATCTCCCTTAATCTTCTCTACGATTGCCTCGTCACTGTCGTCAGCATCCTCAGCATGTTCGCtggttgcttttgttgcctttgttgcttttgttggtgCTGGCGCCTTTGACGTGCTCTCTGTAGGATTCTCTTTCGCCTTTGCCTCCTCTGGTTTCTTGCGATTCACAAAATCAAAGAGATCGTCTATGTCGGGCACATCGGGCAATCCGCCGTAGGACTTAAAGTTATCCCGAAATGCATTAGCCCATTCCTCGTTCTTGTGCAGCTCGGGATTAATGGCCAGCTTCACTTGCTTATTGCTCGCCGCACTCGATGATCCCGATCCCAAATCGCCGAGACCAACGCCGCCCACATTCTTGATCACAGTAATTGTCTTCACACGTGTGCCTTCTTTGGAGTCAATATTGGTGGCTGCATAGCTTAGACTAAGATCCCTCTTGGCCGGCTGCGTTTGCTCCAGCTCTTCCCTGCCCTGCTGCGGATACTTTATGCTGATTATAGTGGTGCCCTGGGCGCCGACAAGTAGAAGCAGCCCAAGTGCCGACATTGCCTGTAACATTTGTAGtatattaagtaaattttaaaataattggcttacttttttttttaagccggAGTTAATCGTTCTCATGGTTAGTAAGGCCATTGAATGATTACATTAGTAAAATGATCTAAAGTATTAAAGGggtagaaaatttcaaatatgtgTTTTTAAGAGGATAGATTGCTAACTAAACTTGAAGAAATTCTGTAAagtatatttacaatttgtagTATAAGATCTCGCACTGAAAACATTCTTTTATAGCTTCGTACTTGGAATGGAGAACGCAACAATTCCATCTTGATTATTGTGTTGAAAAACCTTGGATTTCATCCTTTTTATCTGTCATCTAATGTTTACTTAAACACTTCTTAGTTTTTATCTTCAATTGATCCAACAGGCTGCtcttgtataattttttagttttctgcTCCTATCGTTTTCAACCTCTCTTTACTATCTATAAAATGCatcaatatttcaataacatGGTAAAAATATAGTCTAAATCTGtactcaacattttttttttaaattttatgataaacttttaatttttttgtgctgACAAACTTCCTCTTCTTATAAATCacaattatgcaaaaataacTTTACAAACTTAGCTCTAAGAACTGcaagataatttaaatgttctcAAGATCCGTTTGGCGATGTTACAAAATGCTATTAAGTTCGGAAATGTATCACTAAGATCAGTAGGAGCTGTAATATAAGATCGGGTATGTAATTGTCTTTCAAATTGCTTTCAAAAGTAGTTTAAAATAGCTGGATTCGAAAAGATGTTGTACATTAAAACTTTGACACAAATATCGATCCAAGGATTAGTAACACAGTTGCAACGTTTCACGCGATCGCTTATGCTacttcaaattgttattatatttataatagttCACACTCACAATTGcgaatttcataacttttGAATACTCAACGCTCGCGCCTCAGTCTGGCGATCACTGAAAgctgacgacgacgacaacgacaacgatgacgGTAACGCGGTCAAATCTTTTGTATAACTGCGGCCCAGATGGCCAACAATGGCGTTTTATATAGTCTAGCGGAAGGAGTTGGAGTTTGGGTTTCCTGTAGTGTATTTGGCGTTAAtcagccaaagccaaaaacaaacagaaaacggGCTGAAGTCGCCTCTTTACTTCTCCTCTTCCTCCTTCTTCTTCCAGCTGCAACAGTTCCAGGCTGTCACTTAGCAATCGGAcgctgcttttatttttatttatcagttgttgttattattattgttgttgttgtcgttgttgacGATTCAGCAACTTGATATACTTTGTGGCAAATGTCGGGGACTGAATGGCggcaaaagcaattgaattaaagCTACATAATCGCTTTCCAATTACGTTAAGTCTGATCAACTGGTTTAAACGCGCTTTTCTTTTTGGGAAAGCAGTTAGCGTTTTGCGTTGCCGTTTTGCAATCGGGCATCATTAACAGGTAATTGAGTGCGTCTAATGAGGAAATTGAAACGCCTAACACCAGCAGCATAAACAGCCCATTAACTATTGGTAGACACTGTGTGATTGCTGGTTTAATAATGCTCATTGAGCGTAGCCTAGGGATGTATAGCACAGTAGCATAGTTTAATTTTGGTAAGAGAGTCCAGTCTCTGGTAAGCTCAATTTGTTGCAACCTTCATTATGGAGCAGGAAGGTCGCATGCCTGGCCAACTGGAGACGTTGTTTTCTGGGTAAGTGAAAGACAGGTGGAAATCTTTCTAAAGCCATCAACCAGTCGCATTTTCACTTTGTCGTTTTGCCCGCTATCACAGAAAACTGGTTCTCTTATGCAATCACACCAAGTAGTCGCATGATTTGCCTTTTAAAgccaaatataattatgagaATTTGTCCCAGGATGAAAATAATACGTTTGATTTAAGATTCCAGGTAGATAAGAGGAAAGATAGCAAGAGCTGACTTTATTAGGATATAATTTTTCCGCCTCTAAGATTATCAAGTGAATACAACTGGTTTAAGTTTTCTCAGGAAATTGGTAAGCTTTTCAATCTTGCTAGCTTGAAGACCATTTATGAAATTGATTAAGACATATtagataatttatatatttaaggtGCCTGAAG
This genomic interval carries:
- the LOC117787553 gene encoding lactosylceramide 4-alpha-galactosyltransferase-like, with the protein product MVFHRPLLSVFGAKRLKLLLCALSMILVLVLVSVYNWSTAVQQDSSCLIQTEFQSTARSLRTSLGDVLLTEPKPTPGRSIFFLETSCPHNPHSLQLTARQACAIESAALHNPNLQVFVLFASPRNHPQDNSSGIKEPLIDAILSYPNVQLRQLNLMRYAADTPMEDWFNGGQLFRSSYMIVHISDLLRLITLYRFGGIYMDLDVVLLRSLENVPLNYAGAESDTHLANGVISLAPTAFGHEFAASCLRDFQRNFDGSDWGNNGPGVITRVAQRICDTKNITIMIKDQKRCLGFQVFDRNAFYAVPWVNWRYFFEPEFLEETLEKTKDSFLIHVWNKHSYQHPVRVGSAYGKIAAQNCPKSYAAAGKYF
- the LOC117787300 gene encoding uncharacterized protein LOC117787300, whose protein sequence is MKFAIAMSALGLLLLVGAQGTTIISIKYPQQGREELEQTQPAKRDLSLSYAATNIDSKEGTRVKTITVIKNVGGVGLGDLGSGSSSAASNKQVKLAINPELHKNEEWANAFRDNFKSYGGLPDVPDIDDLFDFVNRKKPEEAKAKENPTESTSKAPAPTKATKATKATSEHAEDADDSDEAIVEKIKGDAELLPHIKQANILRLQAQELKQQQQQRQELEQSKRLHTRESLVNVNYSTPMHSVSQFFENYVQVLPNGYDYTKPEPCAVPVPPGNSIQVTTPSGRTYDIPQSNSSGTNGGVNHPYLAPSLAKRTQIQPQAPPAQSPPNFSSVNSIVPPIVQQQSPGNLPPNNAAQPPPQFAQVPVAAVAAAGGVSTSQRPYVAPSLRNNGLGINRGSPTPQTPLPPSLPTYSTGNVNNVNGNNNALPSYRTNGFGGRPNTYRSRGLKY